One stretch of Excalfactoria chinensis isolate bCotChi1 chromosome 2, bCotChi1.hap2, whole genome shotgun sequence DNA includes these proteins:
- the LOC140248687 gene encoding uncharacterized protein — MAEETSAVTRDEEETQKNCDEDPFHDAETALPDCCAGLSEGNRSSEVPERLSVLSSKAVAQAKALAGRSVVISGCQAQSKASALAQHHLMAVNASVGGLPCSTTICKPKPGDLASPCSESVYCSHDQGSEASCVPGVSEGAGKPPRAVVALLVNNFGCCHVPADSVQPVESCIEGSPCSLGSAIWMKTTTVMETFENKKKEEKEKYRLQLAMYRRLLLLRSIRSLHKQLEQQQARLQECYGMVINTKKEVLKHIRSTLPSPSP; from the coding sequence ATGGCTGAGGAAACATCTGCAGTAACAAGAGATGAAGAGGAGACCCAGAAAAACTGTGATGAAGACCCATTTCATGATGCTGAAACGGCACTCCCTGATTGCTGTGCTGGCCTTAGTGAAGGCAACAGAAGCTCAGAGGTGCCAGAAAGACTGTCTGTACTCTCTAGCAAGGCTGTGGCTCAAGCAAAAGCACTTGCTGGACGGTCAGTGGTCATCAGTGGCTGCCAGGCACAGAGCAAGGCCTCTGCCTTAGCCCAGCACCACCTGATGGCTGTCAATGCATCAGTAGGAGGCTTGCCCTGCTCTACAACAATCTGTAAACCCAAGCCTGGAGACCTTGCCTCACCATGCTCTGAAAGTGTCTACTGTAGCCATGACCAGGGTTCAGAAGCATCATGTGTCCCTGGGGTGTCTGAGGGGGCTGGTAAGCCCCCCAGGGCAGTCGTGGCCCTGTTGGTGAACAACTTTGGATGCTGCCATGTGCCAGCTGATAGTGTGCAGCCTGTGGAGAGCTGCATTGAGGGCAGCCCTTGCAGTCTGGGCTCGGCCATCTGGATGAAGACCACAACAGTAATGGAGAcctttgaaaataagaaaaaggaggaaaaggagaagtacCGGCTCCAGCTAGCAATGTACCGAAGACTCCTGCTGTTGCGTTCGATCAGGAGCTTGCAcaagcagctggagcagcagcaggccagGTTACAGGAATGCTATGGCATGGTCATAAATACCAAGAAAGAAGTGTTAAAACACATTCGTTCAACCTTGCCCTCTCCTTCTCCGTAA